The following coding sequences lie in one Alicyclobacillus curvatus genomic window:
- a CDS encoding radical SAM protein, whose translation MKISNYNILTPTQNDEQVAAFNTLSGALMTLDPETDDQVIRVLSGHKDHSTLPESKLQILRENGYMIEDEFNELNYLKVKSWTERFTTDKLHLSILTTLDCNFDCPYCFEPHRKEFLSEEVQQNIVKFVDNKSNSISSLSIDWYGGEPLLNFKAIRYLSSRLMSLCDSKGIDYTCSMTTNGYLLTPKIISELKEMRCKYLQITVDGPPDVHNKTRRLVNSSVPTFNRVLGNALDASEYFDVYIRANVDETTISRIPELIDILSRYGVKPNIVLSIKSILSADIRPYDDMRVDQFARRVKDFYVYAQSKGVNVGYQLIPTADRFCIVDSAYQFMISPNGRMFKCSESFSDADSVGNINNDGSYDLNFDRWSRWMSKDPFSDADCLKCKVLPLCFGGCSLKRLEKGGDWCTELKYNIRDQIRLHCELVQLQEGR comes from the coding sequence GTGAAGATTTCCAATTACAACATTCTTACTCCCACACAAAATGATGAACAAGTAGCCGCGTTTAATACCTTGTCAGGTGCATTAATGACTCTGGATCCAGAAACGGACGACCAAGTGATTCGAGTTTTGAGCGGACACAAAGACCATTCTACTCTTCCAGAATCTAAGTTACAAATATTAAGAGAAAATGGCTACATGATCGAGGATGAATTTAATGAACTGAATTATCTCAAGGTGAAGTCATGGACTGAAAGATTTACAACGGATAAATTACATCTGTCCATCTTAACGACTTTGGACTGTAACTTTGACTGTCCATATTGTTTCGAACCACATCGTAAGGAATTCCTTTCCGAAGAAGTTCAGCAAAATATTGTCAAATTTGTTGACAATAAGTCGAATTCAATATCAAGCCTTTCGATTGACTGGTACGGAGGAGAACCGCTGCTAAATTTTAAGGCGATAAGATATTTAAGTTCCAGGCTAATGTCACTCTGTGATTCGAAAGGTATTGACTACACGTGCTCTATGACAACGAATGGATATCTGCTTACACCAAAAATCATCAGTGAACTGAAAGAAATGCGGTGCAAGTACCTTCAAATAACAGTTGATGGGCCACCTGATGTCCACAACAAAACGAGACGACTGGTGAATTCCTCTGTTCCAACATTTAATCGGGTCCTAGGCAACGCCCTCGATGCATCTGAGTATTTTGATGTGTACATTCGAGCTAACGTTGACGAAACAACGATTTCTCGTATTCCCGAGCTCATTGATATTCTCAGCAGGTACGGTGTAAAACCGAATATTGTCCTGAGTATAAAAAGTATCCTTTCTGCTGACATCAGACCTTACGATGATATGAGGGTAGACCAATTTGCCCGTAGAGTAAAAGACTTCTACGTTTACGCCCAGAGCAAAGGTGTGAATGTTGGGTATCAGCTAATTCCCACTGCAGATCGATTCTGCATAGTCGATTCCGCATACCAATTCATGATATCGCCCAATGGGCGAATGTTTAAGTGTTCCGAGTCATTTTCAGACGCAGATAGTGTCGGAAATATCAACAACGATGGTTCTTACGATCTAAATTTCGACCGTTGGTCACGATGGATGTCCAAAGACCCATTTAGTGATGCAGATTGTTTGAAATGCAAAGTACTTCCTTTGTGTTTTGGGGGCTGCAGTCTAAAACGGCTTGAAAAAGGTGGTGATTGGTGCACTGAACTCAAATACAACATAAGAGACCAAATACGTTTGCATTGCGAGTTAGTGCAGTTACAGGAAGGGAGGTGA
- a CDS encoding integrase: protein MLNQGAPLVAVQSILGHEKPETTQLYASLSGTVRQQAYQRYFVQ from the coding sequence TTGCTCAATCAGGGCGCACCCCTCGTTGCCGTGCAGTCTATTTTGGGCCATGAGAAACCAGAGACCACGCAATTATACGCATCCCTTAGTGGCACCGTGCGCCAGCAAGCGTATCAGCGATATTTCGTGCAGTGA
- a CDS encoding tyrosine-type recombinase/integrase, which produces MQYGKGGKDRYTLLSDACLNVLREYWKEYRPNHPEDWLFLGTYNVTHITSAAIEDAFTKAVQRAHITKQASIHTLRHSFATHLLEDGATLLQIKSLLGHASVQSTTIYLHLANMPSGIVSPLDSHSTDARFEVPSHA; this is translated from the coding sequence ATACAGTACGGTAAAGGTGGGAAAGACCGTTACACTTTACTCTCAGACGCCTGCCTAAACGTTTTGCGCGAGTACTGGAAGGAATACCGGCCAAACCACCCCGAGGACTGGCTGTTTCTTGGCACGTACAACGTGACGCATATTACCTCTGCGGCGATTGAAGATGCTTTCACTAAAGCGGTCCAAAGAGCTCACATCACCAAACAAGCGTCCATCCACACACTGAGGCACTCCTTCGCCACACATCTTCTGGAAGATGGGGCCACATTGCTACAAATCAAATCATTACTGGGGCATGCCAGTGTCCAGTCCACGACAATCTATCTGCATCTGGCGAATATGCCATCTGGCATCGTAAGTCCACTGGATAGTCATTCCACAGATGCTCGGTTTGAGGTTCCTTCACATGCCTGA
- a CDS encoding AzlD domain-containing protein, with the protein MRNIPIGIFVAKIAPSILNNSYVQGHTNWAFISATAVSLITAWSTKKPLLTMLSGVIVLAAIRMFF; encoded by the coding sequence TTGAGGAATATACCAATCGGTATCTTTGTTGCTAAGATTGCGCCGTCCATTCTCAACAATTCTTATGTGCAAGGACATACAAATTGGGCTTTTATAAGCGCAACCGCCGTGTCCCTTATCACTGCCTGGTCGACAAAAAAACCGTTGTTGACAATGCTGTCGGGTGTCATCGTTCTCGCCGCTATACGCATGTTTTTTTAG
- a CDS encoding winged helix-turn-helix domain-containing protein, which produces MESERDSRIGLGDDCYLNLNGAVLVKDGETKYLTPIEFRLLRYLAEHMGEVVSSNELIVRGWGENTMAQRDELYVFIHQIRVQLEDNPENPTCLKTVRRRGYILYPRRKYCSSYTLPPDGIRNAKT; this is translated from the coding sequence ATGGAGAGTGAAAGAGATAGCCGTATTGGGTTGGGTGACGATTGCTATCTGAACCTCAACGGGGCGGTCCTCGTTAAGGATGGAGAAACAAAGTATCTAACACCGATTGAATTTCGTCTGCTCCGATATTTAGCAGAGCATATGGGTGAAGTCGTTTCGAGCAATGAGCTGATAGTGCGTGGGTGGGGAGAAAATACGATGGCTCAACGCGACGAGTTGTACGTATTTATTCATCAGATCCGAGTTCAGCTAGAAGACAATCCGGAAAACCCGACTTGCCTGAAGACCGTCCGTAGACGCGGGTACATATTATACCCGCGAAGAAAGTACTGCTCATCTTATACCCTGCCCCCTGATGGTATACGCAATGCCAAGACGTAA
- a CDS encoding methyltransferase domain-containing protein, translating to MFIYPDMKEALQQLSAKGLVISPWLADMNGDGRFDPLVHEYLSRRARECAYTHWTEMERGYVLNDLPAPERIAQVAVYEIAASTAVFMAHETTGELDVDEGLVREAVDRVESFVRQYRFGTLLQLYMLVTSWENQNALRHYGEIPEREFVRGTWHRPWVDYSLGEELMFASLVGNIRLERRGDRRFVQLTDKGRQVLKQTTDVLASVGYFHQRLNMLRISQFNFFNDYEQLAAEIWPNAMEIRREFLCWAGIKDGMQVVELGCANGVFTFDGGLAEAVGPSGFVVAVDPAKAMLARARVKQEQLGIQWVSFRQGRAEGLPIGEEQFDAAIGVGFLHFTNRQKALDEMKRVVRPGSIIASMHPLKADLDAPFFREWFAPILELAAKRQERPRDYLLDPNAIHADFISAGLTDVEERIMPMPSIFVDPERAIQHFIRGVGWFGEELASLPWWAREDLIDELIERGRFVCDRYSENERILPTSMQAIKAKVPIHSSDKP from the coding sequence ATGTTCATCTACCCAGATATGAAAGAAGCACTCCAACAGCTATCGGCCAAGGGGCTAGTCATCAGTCCTTGGCTTGCAGACATGAATGGAGACGGGCGATTTGATCCGTTGGTGCATGAATACCTAAGCAGACGGGCACGTGAGTGCGCATACACGCATTGGACCGAGATGGAACGGGGCTATGTTTTAAACGATTTACCGGCACCAGAGCGTATCGCACAGGTAGCCGTGTACGAAATCGCAGCGTCTACCGCTGTTTTTATGGCTCATGAAACCACTGGGGAATTGGATGTAGATGAGGGATTGGTTCGAGAAGCCGTGGATCGCGTGGAATCGTTCGTGAGGCAGTACCGGTTCGGTACGCTGCTACAACTTTACATGCTGGTCACGAGTTGGGAAAACCAAAATGCGCTGCGTCATTATGGCGAGATACCCGAACGCGAATTCGTACGAGGGACTTGGCATCGACCGTGGGTGGATTACAGCCTCGGTGAAGAATTGATGTTTGCGTCATTGGTAGGAAATATCCGTCTTGAGCGCCGGGGGGACCGGCGTTTTGTGCAATTAACGGACAAAGGGCGTCAAGTGTTGAAACAAACGACAGACGTACTAGCATCCGTCGGCTACTTCCACCAGCGCCTCAACATGCTCCGTATCTCCCAATTTAATTTCTTTAACGACTATGAACAGTTGGCCGCTGAAATTTGGCCCAATGCGATGGAGATACGTCGTGAATTTCTGTGTTGGGCAGGGATAAAGGATGGCATGCAAGTCGTCGAACTTGGCTGTGCCAACGGTGTTTTCACGTTTGATGGGGGATTAGCTGAAGCGGTCGGTCCATCTGGTTTCGTTGTAGCGGTGGATCCGGCGAAAGCGATGCTGGCTCGGGCACGGGTTAAGCAAGAGCAACTTGGTATACAGTGGGTTTCCTTTCGACAAGGTCGAGCTGAGGGGTTGCCTATCGGAGAAGAGCAGTTCGACGCCGCTATTGGAGTCGGCTTCTTACACTTCACCAATCGTCAGAAGGCTCTCGACGAAATGAAACGAGTGGTACGCCCCGGCAGCATAATTGCCAGTATGCACCCACTGAAAGCCGACCTGGATGCGCCGTTCTTTCGGGAATGGTTTGCACCAATTTTAGAACTCGCTGCAAAGCGTCAGGAGCGCCCTAGGGACTATCTGCTCGACCCAAACGCGATTCACGCGGATTTCATAAGTGCGGGTTTGACCGACGTGGAAGAACGGATCATGCCGATGCCATCTATATTTGTTGATCCGGAAAGAGCCATTCAGCATTTTATCCGGGGAGTAGGATGGTTTGGTGAAGAACTCGCATCTCTGCCGTGGTGGGCAAGGGAGGATTTGATTGACGAACTCATTGAACGTGGCCGATTTGTGTGCGATCGGTACTCAGAGAATGAAAGGATCCTACCTACATCTATGCAGGCAATCAAAGCTAAGGTGCCGATTCATAGTTCCGATAAGCCATAG
- a CDS encoding IS1634 family transposase, with product MFAQIVSTKRPDGRTYRYMHIVESYREGKAVKKRRIASLGNVDGYSEEEIQQFIRTLESLLQNRASGSIEDFDPKSTLSFGVPYVVQFLWDQLGLTKAVQNELKDRQVTFDVARYVKAMVCNRLMNPSSKLDLFHTIEDMYLPESGDEPWQLQHFYRALDHLMDMKPQLEKLIYQRLTDLLSFRLSLVLYDLTSTHLSGHHCPIGEHGYSRTHRPDLEQVELGLLVTPDGLPITHEVFAGNTPDKKTVKEILERLKKDFSVEQCVFVGDRGMVTKKNTELLAELQYPFIVGYHKRGRVVSDTLLTKYNDISVYTELRGNLSYLEVPASAVEDDEKGQDARYILCHNPLKAKTDEAFRVSALEEAEQALVEYGTWLEKPHRGRKTSTQSVMLKVSDILTKKGVQAFLEVEFNDEKLSYKRNEGALAKEALRDGKFVIKTNTNLPAEQVVTSYKTLMNVERAFREIKNFLDVGPVYHWNEKRVRGHIFVCVLAYLFEQEVQVMYRRWWEQREREAQQMDNAAGREQRLEELGARWYTGERIMKELKRWHVMKTEFLGKEFLSVPPPPQDLREVLKALNIPLPAKAIHLRQTSSGTLV from the coding sequence GTGTTCGCACAAATTGTATCCACAAAACGCCCCGATGGTCGCACCTACAGGTACATGCATATTGTTGAATCCTACCGCGAGGGAAAGGCAGTTAAAAAGCGCCGGATTGCTAGCCTTGGTAACGTTGATGGCTACTCTGAGGAAGAAATTCAACAGTTTATTCGCACTCTGGAATCGCTCCTACAAAACCGTGCCTCTGGTTCGATCGAGGACTTCGACCCGAAGTCGACCCTCTCTTTCGGCGTTCCCTACGTGGTTCAATTTTTGTGGGACCAGTTGGGGCTAACCAAAGCTGTACAAAACGAATTGAAAGATCGCCAGGTCACATTTGATGTGGCCCGCTATGTGAAGGCGATGGTCTGTAACCGTTTGATGAACCCGTCCAGCAAGCTGGACCTGTTCCACACCATTGAAGACATGTATCTGCCAGAGTCAGGTGATGAACCGTGGCAGCTCCAACATTTTTACCGTGCCTTGGATCACCTCATGGACATGAAGCCACAGCTTGAGAAGCTCATCTACCAGCGACTCACGGACCTTCTGAGCTTTCGCCTGTCGCTGGTACTCTATGACCTAACCAGTACGCATCTCAGTGGCCACCACTGTCCGATTGGCGAACACGGATACTCCCGAACCCACCGACCAGACCTAGAGCAGGTTGAACTCGGCCTACTTGTCACACCGGACGGCCTGCCAATCACTCATGAAGTCTTTGCAGGAAACACACCGGACAAGAAGACCGTCAAAGAGATTCTAGAACGTTTGAAGAAAGACTTCTCGGTAGAACAGTGTGTCTTCGTCGGGGACCGTGGCATGGTCACCAAAAAGAACACCGAGCTATTGGCAGAACTCCAATATCCCTTTATTGTGGGCTACCACAAACGTGGTCGTGTGGTCAGCGACACCTTGTTAACAAAGTACAATGACATCTCAGTCTATACCGAACTACGTGGTAACCTCAGCTACCTTGAGGTGCCTGCATCTGCCGTCGAGGATGATGAAAAAGGGCAAGATGCTCGCTATATTCTCTGCCACAACCCACTCAAGGCAAAGACAGACGAAGCCTTCCGTGTGTCCGCGTTAGAGGAAGCAGAACAAGCCCTGGTCGAATACGGGACGTGGTTGGAGAAACCTCACCGCGGTCGGAAAACAAGCACACAGTCCGTGATGCTCAAGGTCAGCGACATCCTCACGAAAAAAGGTGTACAAGCGTTTCTTGAAGTGGAGTTCAATGACGAGAAGCTCTCCTACAAACGTAACGAGGGGGCCCTAGCCAAGGAAGCGCTCCGAGACGGAAAGTTTGTGATTAAAACCAACACCAATCTACCAGCCGAACAGGTTGTCACCTCCTACAAAACATTGATGAACGTGGAACGGGCGTTTCGCGAGATTAAGAACTTCCTCGATGTCGGCCCGGTTTACCACTGGAATGAGAAGCGTGTTCGTGGCCACATCTTCGTCTGTGTACTGGCATATCTGTTCGAGCAAGAGGTTCAAGTGATGTACCGCCGCTGGTGGGAACAGCGTGAGCGCGAAGCTCAGCAGATGGACAACGCTGCAGGGCGTGAGCAACGGCTGGAGGAACTGGGCGCGCGCTGGTACACCGGCGAACGAATCATGAAGGAACTAAAGCGATGGCACGTAATGAAGACTGAATTCCTTGGGAAAGAGTTTCTGAGCGTGCCACCTCCGCCGCAGGACCTGCGTGAGGTGCTCAAGGCACTGAACATTCCACTTCCTGCGAAGGCCATCCATCTGCGTCAGACGTCGTCCGGCACGCTCGTTTAG
- a CDS encoding MFS transporter: MVTQVNLALSKVLAQLSSGIRYVAFVFLVYHGWHSSIAVGAALGIPSFAQLLFGPIGGLFADRYHRPRYIALMYLFQGLSVMGLFLLSEIRSFSVWALISTIYVLFFVINSVDVMVGPSYTTLITDMVDAKQLVRWQSAVGSLGQGAWIVGTVITGSLIQYVGINPLLFVIVVLSVLSSLFILYVRESRQRSVAVRTQQRRLGSAINLVSGFPEAWRALRSHPFLWAFMWVISITNIPHNILLALPLFLSMDTNAGYTGFGIVEASLMIGTILGNLWFLRKNQTYRIRSLISTAFIIQSIAIALLTFGTAQRWIVGVAILMAVYGSTDSLFGPAYSYLSVSAPSSVRGQVLGLFNTISVLLNPVMSVFTGWVLTKLSTLEILAALIVIFGLVSIFVRRLPALDQSI; the protein is encoded by the coding sequence ATGGTAACTCAAGTTAACCTTGCTCTGTCAAAAGTGTTAGCTCAGCTTTCTTCAGGTATTCGTTATGTGGCATTCGTATTCCTGGTGTATCATGGGTGGCATTCCTCTATTGCAGTGGGCGCAGCTTTAGGAATTCCTTCATTCGCCCAGTTGCTATTTGGGCCCATCGGTGGTTTATTTGCAGATCGATATCATAGGCCACGATACATTGCCTTAATGTACCTATTCCAAGGTCTTAGTGTTATGGGGCTATTTTTACTCTCTGAAATCAGGAGTTTCTCAGTATGGGCATTAATATCGACCATCTATGTTTTGTTTTTCGTAATCAATAGTGTGGATGTCATGGTTGGTCCAAGCTATACAACCTTAATAACGGACATGGTAGACGCAAAACAACTTGTTCGATGGCAATCAGCCGTTGGATCCCTTGGTCAGGGCGCTTGGATAGTCGGCACAGTCATTACTGGGTCTTTGATTCAGTATGTCGGTATTAATCCGCTACTTTTTGTAATCGTCGTATTATCGGTATTATCCAGCCTTTTCATCTTATATGTTCGAGAATCACGACAACGTAGTGTTGCTGTTCGTACACAACAAAGACGACTGGGAAGCGCGATCAACCTAGTTAGTGGTTTTCCGGAAGCGTGGCGGGCTTTACGAAGTCACCCGTTTCTATGGGCATTTATGTGGGTTATTTCAATTACCAATATCCCACACAATATACTACTTGCTCTTCCGCTTTTCTTATCAATGGACACCAACGCAGGGTATACTGGTTTTGGTATTGTAGAAGCCTCACTGATGATCGGAACAATATTAGGTAACCTGTGGTTTCTTCGAAAGAACCAAACATATCGTATCCGAAGTTTGATTTCTACGGCTTTTATTATCCAGAGCATAGCGATAGCTTTATTGACATTTGGTACGGCTCAACGGTGGATAGTAGGAGTTGCCATTTTAATGGCCGTATACGGGTCGACAGACTCCCTTTTCGGTCCAGCATACTCATATTTGAGTGTTTCGGCTCCGTCATCTGTTCGCGGCCAAGTTCTAGGTCTGTTTAATACGATCTCAGTGCTCCTGAATCCAGTAATGAGCGTATTCACGGGGTGGGTACTCACTAAGTTGTCTACATTAGAAATTCTGGCTGCACTCATTGTAATTTTCGGTTTAGTATCCATCTTCGTAAGGCGCCTCCCCGCCCTTGATCAGTCTATTTAA
- a CDS encoding tyrosine-type recombinase/integrase gives MEQKSDAKVIPGFIQSLESDGCSPGTIKNYTRSIREFSEWLKQGGGDITRLTRVDVQQYIYALEQKGNTAATIENKFAALSVLARYLDASHALRNIRRPEVRKSRYIAPKSLDRNERNRVLREVERTRNLRSIAIVYLFLYSGLRVSEMVALGRDDVVLGERSGSIRVRKGKGNVSRTVQLPVEARLQLRQYLESRRDDDPALFLSNFHRRISVRSVQRVLEKFGVHPHQLRHTYCRELVGAGVDIATVAELAGHADINVTRRYAKPTTKELEQAVEKAFSS, from the coding sequence ATGGAACAAAAAAGTGACGCAAAAGTCATCCCAGGATTTATCCAAAGCCTAGAGTCTGACGGTTGCAGTCCCGGAACCATAAAAAACTATACCCGTAGTATACGAGAGTTCTCTGAATGGTTAAAGCAAGGTGGCGGAGATATCACACGATTGACGCGAGTCGATGTACAGCAATACATCTATGCCTTGGAACAGAAAGGGAATACGGCAGCTACTATCGAGAATAAGTTCGCTGCGCTTTCCGTTCTAGCTCGTTACTTGGACGCTTCACATGCTTTACGAAACATACGTCGACCTGAGGTTCGGAAATCACGGTACATAGCCCCAAAATCACTGGATCGCAATGAGCGGAATCGAGTACTTCGAGAAGTGGAGCGCACCCGAAATCTGCGAAGCATTGCTATCGTTTACCTTTTTCTTTATAGCGGGCTTCGGGTTTCTGAAATGGTAGCCCTTGGTCGAGATGACGTGGTACTAGGCGAACGTAGCGGGTCTATTCGAGTTCGAAAAGGTAAAGGGAACGTTTCGAGGACTGTTCAGTTACCTGTCGAGGCCCGGCTACAACTGCGTCAATACTTAGAATCCCGAAGAGATGACGACCCTGCGCTTTTCCTCTCCAATTTTCACAGGAGAATTTCCGTACGTTCGGTACAGCGCGTATTAGAGAAATTTGGAGTGCATCCACACCAACTTCGTCATACCTACTGCAGGGAGTTAGTCGGAGCTGGCGTGGATATTGCTACTGTCGCAGAACTTGCAGGTCACGCAGATATCAACGTTACCCGGCGTTACGCGAAACCGACGACCAAAGAACTGGAGCAAGCGGTAGAGAAAGCATTTAGTTCGTAA
- a CDS encoding SPASM domain-containing protein: protein MESSQFNVLVPYEDKILLYNTLSRSLLTLDQPDEQKQVVSALEYPYGNPENRYINILTENGFIVASKAEELEHLALMNRLSRFQTATLNLQVTMTLNCNLRCPYCFEEQRNERLTQDARNKILKFLSRKIPNLEYLTIEWFGGEPLLAINDIVALNLKIKDLCTKHRCEYVPSITTNGVLLNQKRVAQLVEGGINVAQITLDGPAKAHDNRRVGINKSPTFERIVENIDIALQNGMTITVRINVDKDNVGSMEELLHNLKDRGLHREISYYFKRVFPPGTSRVYDDLPLSVDEYAEAVLNLRRTARKMGFSKVSMISYDHSQTCVAESINQYQVSPTGELYKCAEVFKPFERVGMIDEYGGEMLEERYFQWMSKDVFSDSECSRCKVLPLCWGGCQAAKFKYGQKECSEIRYTLRDFIIEEYESSNLNEDGESK, encoded by the coding sequence ATGGAATCATCTCAATTCAACGTTCTAGTTCCGTATGAAGATAAAATTCTTCTCTATAACACCCTTTCCCGAAGTTTACTAACTCTAGATCAACCAGATGAACAGAAGCAAGTAGTATCTGCGCTTGAATATCCATATGGTAACCCTGAAAACCGGTACATTAACATTCTTACCGAAAATGGATTCATAGTTGCGTCGAAGGCGGAGGAATTAGAACATCTTGCGTTGATGAATCGGCTTAGTAGGTTTCAGACAGCAACCTTAAACCTTCAAGTAACGATGACACTCAATTGTAATTTACGCTGTCCCTATTGTTTTGAAGAACAGCGTAACGAGAGGTTAACACAAGACGCAAGAAACAAAATCCTCAAGTTTCTATCGAGAAAAATCCCTAACCTGGAATATTTAACGATTGAATGGTTTGGCGGAGAGCCACTGCTGGCCATAAACGACATCGTGGCCCTTAATCTGAAGATTAAGGATTTGTGCACCAAGCATCGGTGTGAATACGTACCTTCAATAACTACGAACGGAGTTCTACTCAATCAGAAGAGAGTTGCTCAACTTGTCGAGGGAGGAATAAATGTAGCACAAATCACTTTGGATGGGCCCGCCAAAGCTCATGATAATCGTCGTGTTGGCATTAATAAGTCTCCTACGTTTGAACGTATTGTCGAAAACATTGATATTGCTCTACAGAATGGAATGACTATTACAGTACGGATTAATGTAGATAAAGATAACGTCGGTTCCATGGAAGAACTTTTACATAATTTAAAGGACCGTGGACTTCATAGGGAAATCAGTTATTACTTCAAACGTGTGTTCCCTCCAGGTACTTCAAGGGTCTACGATGATCTTCCCCTTAGTGTAGACGAATACGCTGAGGCAGTGCTTAATCTCCGAAGAACCGCCCGTAAAATGGGGTTCTCTAAAGTATCCATGATTAGCTATGATCACTCCCAAACTTGTGTTGCTGAATCAATTAATCAGTACCAAGTCAGTCCCACAGGTGAACTATATAAATGTGCCGAAGTGTTCAAACCCTTTGAACGTGTGGGAATGATTGATGAATACGGAGGCGAGATGCTCGAAGAGAGATATTTTCAATGGATGAGCAAAGACGTGTTCTCCGATTCTGAATGTTCTAGATGTAAAGTGCTCCCTCTATGTTGGGGCGGTTGTCAAGCCGCGAAGTTCAAATATGGCCAAAAAGAATGCTCCGAAATTAGGTATACACTTAGGGATTTTATCATCGAGGAATATGAGAGCTCCAACCTAAACGAGGATGGTGAGTCGAAGTGA
- a CDS encoding GGDEF domain-containing protein has translation MSVLTLPLITISLVVSVAVLITWLGFQYDRMYFIATHDASTGLYNREYALQQIKSMLRNAQRLQIPLSILIIDANNLKQVNDTYGHLAGAQGIRMIARTLKSYTTTKRDVAARLGGDEFIVIHPGGDRAVSEVVANSIHYALGEQSKVSRITMTVSIGIATFPEDADNVTDLMRIADSRMYAEKHQFHVSQRN, from the coding sequence ATGTCAGTTCTCACTTTGCCTCTCATCACGATAAGCCTCGTTGTATCTGTGGCAGTTCTCATCACTTGGTTAGGGTTCCAGTATGATCGGATGTACTTCATAGCAACGCACGACGCATCCACTGGGCTATACAATCGCGAATACGCCTTACAGCAGATCAAATCCATGCTGCGAAATGCGCAGCGCCTTCAAATTCCTCTTTCTATCCTCATCATAGATGCCAACAACTTAAAACAAGTAAATGACACGTACGGTCACCTTGCCGGTGCTCAAGGCATTCGTATGATCGCAAGGACTTTAAAATCCTATACGACGACGAAGCGTGACGTGGCGGCACGGCTTGGAGGGGATGAGTTTATCGTCATTCATCCAGGGGGTGATCGGGCGGTCAGTGAGGTTGTGGCCAATAGTATTCATTATGCACTGGGGGAGCAGTCGAAAGTAAGCCGGATTACGATGACAGTTTCTATCGGGATCGCCACCTTTCCTGAAGATGCAGATAACGTCACGGACCTGATGAGAATTGCTGACTCGAGAATGTACGCGGAGAAACATCAGTTTCATGTTTCGCAACGAAATTAA
- a CDS encoding transposase, producing MVGSMNCKGNCWDNACIESFHGVIKRELIHLENYTTRAHAQRDIWEYIEIWYNRRRIHSSIGYRTPAQFGALYYTIRRNCGGKSMISIKSYSEFSYILCSVCPSY from the coding sequence ATGGTCGGCAGCATGAACTGCAAAGGCAACTGTTGGGATAATGCGTGCATCGAATCTTTCCACGGTGTGATCAAGCGAGAGCTGATACACCTGGAGAACTACACAACACGAGCTCACGCACAACGAGACATCTGGGAATACATTGAAATCTGGTACAACCGGAGGCGGATCCACTCCTCCATCGGCTACCGAACACCAGCTCAATTTGGAGCTCTATATTACACAATACGAAGAAATTGTGGCGGCAAGTCAATGATCTCTATTAAATCCTATTCTGAATTTTCATATATTCTCTGTTCGGTGTGTCCATCCTATTGA